In the genome of Streptomyces racemochromogenes, one region contains:
- a CDS encoding aldehyde dehydrogenase family protein codes for MSDALEVLNPATEETVAVVPAATRDDVDTAVARATRAQRAWAAAPPGDRARLLRRFAAVVDGHIEELARLEVREAGHTIGNARWEAGNVRDLLDFAAGGVERLSGRQIPVAGGIDVTFLEPLGVIGVIAPWNFPMPIAAWGLAPALAAGNAVILKPAETTPLTALRLAELALEAGIPEHLFQVLPGHGAVTGDALVEHPGVAKIVFTGSTRTGKQIMAKCADRVKRVTLELGGKSPNIVFADADLEAAAAAAPMAFLDNTGQDCCARTRILVQRTAYDRFLELVAPGIESVAVGDPLDEKTQMGPLISRAQLDRVRSYVTDDLSAIRGKAPEGPGFWYPPTLVTDVDPTAPVAAEEVFGPVAVVLPFEDEEDAVRLANATEYGLSGSLWTRDVGRALRVSRAVRAGNLSVNSHSSVRYWTPFGGYKQSGLGRELGPDALTAFTETKNVFISTEA; via the coding sequence GTGTCCGATGCGCTGGAAGTACTGAATCCGGCCACCGAGGAAACCGTCGCCGTCGTCCCGGCCGCCACACGGGACGACGTCGACACCGCCGTCGCCCGGGCCACCAGGGCCCAGCGCGCCTGGGCGGCGGCACCCCCCGGCGACCGGGCCAGACTCCTGCGCCGCTTCGCCGCCGTCGTCGACGGCCACATCGAGGAACTGGCACGGCTCGAGGTCCGCGAGGCCGGCCACACCATCGGCAACGCCCGCTGGGAAGCCGGCAACGTCCGCGACCTCCTCGACTTCGCCGCCGGGGGAGTGGAACGCCTCTCCGGCCGCCAGATCCCCGTCGCCGGCGGCATCGACGTCACCTTCCTCGAACCCCTCGGCGTCATCGGCGTGATCGCGCCCTGGAACTTCCCCATGCCGATCGCCGCCTGGGGCCTGGCACCCGCCCTCGCCGCGGGCAACGCCGTCATCCTCAAGCCCGCCGAGACCACCCCCCTCACCGCCCTGCGCCTCGCCGAACTCGCCCTCGAAGCCGGGATCCCCGAACACCTCTTCCAGGTGCTCCCCGGCCACGGAGCGGTCACCGGCGACGCGCTCGTCGAACACCCCGGCGTCGCCAAGATCGTCTTCACCGGTTCCACCCGCACCGGCAAGCAGATCATGGCCAAGTGCGCCGACCGGGTGAAGCGCGTCACCCTCGAACTCGGCGGCAAGAGCCCCAACATCGTCTTCGCCGACGCCGACCTCGAAGCCGCGGCCGCGGCCGCCCCCATGGCCTTCCTCGACAACACCGGCCAGGACTGCTGCGCCCGCACCCGGATCCTCGTACAGCGCACCGCCTACGACCGCTTCCTCGAACTCGTCGCCCCCGGCATCGAGTCCGTGGCCGTCGGCGACCCGCTCGACGAGAAGACCCAGATGGGCCCGCTCATCTCCCGCGCCCAGCTCGACCGCGTCCGCTCCTACGTCACCGACGACCTCAGCGCCATCCGCGGCAAGGCCCCCGAGGGCCCCGGCTTCTGGTACCCGCCCACCCTCGTCACGGACGTCGACCCCACCGCGCCCGTCGCCGCCGAGGAGGTCTTCGGACCCGTCGCCGTCGTCCTCCCCTTCGAGGACGAGGAGGACGCCGTACGCCTGGCCAACGCGACCGAGTACGGCCTCTCCGGCTCCCTCTGGACCCGCGACGTCGGCCGCGCCCTGCGGGTCTCCCGCGCCGTCCGCGCCGGGAACCTGTCCGTCAACTCCCACAGCAGCGTCCGCTACTGGACCCCCTTCGGCGGATACAAGCAGTCCGGGCTCGGCCGCGAGCTCGGACCCGACGCCCTCACCGCTTTCACCGAGACCAAGAACGTCTTCATCAGCACGGAGGCCTGA
- a CDS encoding 3-oxoacyl-ACP reductase, which yields MTDRTEEIVCRRLVGRTAVITGAGSGIGLATARRLASEGANVVCADIDPAAGKAAAEEVGGTFVQVDVTDKEQVDALFKTAYDTYGSVDIAFNNAGISPPDDDSILTTELDAWRRVQDVNLTSVYLCCKAALPYMQRQGRGSIINTASFVAIMGAATSQISYTASKGGVLAMSRELGVQFAREGIRVNALCPGPVNTPLLQELFAKDPERAARRLVHIPLGRFAEPTEIAAAVAFLASDDSSFINATDFLVDGGISGAYVTPL from the coding sequence ATGACCGACCGCACCGAAGAGATCGTCTGCCGCCGCCTGGTCGGCCGCACCGCCGTCATCACCGGAGCCGGCAGCGGCATCGGCCTCGCCACCGCCCGCCGCCTCGCCTCCGAAGGCGCCAACGTCGTCTGCGCCGACATCGACCCCGCCGCCGGCAAGGCCGCCGCCGAAGAAGTCGGCGGCACCTTCGTCCAGGTCGACGTCACCGACAAGGAGCAGGTCGACGCCCTCTTCAAGACGGCCTACGACACCTACGGCTCCGTCGACATCGCCTTCAACAACGCCGGCATCTCGCCCCCGGACGACGACTCCATCCTCACCACCGAGCTCGACGCCTGGCGCCGCGTCCAGGACGTCAACCTCACCTCCGTCTACCTCTGCTGCAAGGCGGCCCTCCCCTACATGCAGCGCCAGGGCCGCGGCTCCATCATCAACACCGCCTCCTTCGTCGCCATCATGGGCGCCGCCACCTCCCAGATCTCCTACACCGCCTCCAAGGGCGGCGTCCTCGCCATGTCCCGCGAACTCGGCGTCCAGTTCGCCCGCGAGGGCATCCGCGTCAACGCCCTCTGCCCCGGGCCCGTGAACACCCCGCTGCTCCAGGAGCTCTTCGCCAAGGACCCCGAGCGCGCCGCCCGCCGCCTCGTGCACATCCCGCTCGGCCGGTTCGCCGAACCCACCGAGATCGCCGCCGCCGTCGCCTTCCTCGCCAGCGACGACTCCTCCTTCATCAACGCCACCGACTTCCTGGTCGACGGCGGCATCTCCGGCGCGTACGTCACCCCCCTGTAA
- a CDS encoding haloacid dehalogenase-like hydrolase gives MPVTRPTTRRRLLAAGAAALMAAGCLTAAGPARAAQPACTTPELAAGWYGDNQARLQQLIDQYGSCAPHRPARAKPVAVFDWDNTVVKNDVGDATMFWLLRNGRIRQPADGDWTTTSRHLTPAAAQALAAACGPLARPGTPLPTGTPAGAACADEINAVYGTAATRTGAAAFAGWDRRTTEPGYAWLAQLTQGWTAKQVRAFAAAARTENLAAPIGTKQQVGTGTATGWVRYYDQQRDLIGKLQRAGFDVWISSASPQPVVEVWARGVGIDAAHVIGIRNTTTRDGRLTAHLQGCGSVPDGADTMTTYIDGKRCWINKEVFGVRGRAAEKVQPAARRQVFAAGDSDTDISFLRDATGLRLVLNRNKNELMCRAYDNGDGKWIVNPMFIEPKKQKTGPYPCSTTGYVDHDGTAGPVRRGDASVIPDQTDTVF, from the coding sequence GTGCCCGTGACCCGACCCACCACCAGACGCCGGCTCCTGGCCGCCGGCGCCGCGGCCCTCATGGCCGCCGGCTGCCTCACCGCCGCCGGCCCCGCCCGCGCCGCGCAACCCGCCTGCACCACCCCGGAACTCGCCGCCGGCTGGTACGGCGACAACCAGGCCCGCCTCCAGCAGCTCATCGACCAGTACGGCAGCTGCGCCCCGCACCGGCCGGCCCGCGCCAAGCCCGTAGCCGTCTTCGACTGGGACAACACCGTCGTCAAGAACGACGTCGGCGACGCCACCATGTTCTGGCTCCTGCGCAACGGCAGGATCCGCCAGCCCGCCGACGGAGACTGGACCACCACCAGCCGCCACCTCACCCCGGCCGCCGCCCAGGCCCTCGCCGCCGCCTGCGGCCCCCTCGCCCGCCCCGGCACCCCCCTGCCCACCGGCACCCCCGCCGGCGCCGCCTGCGCCGACGAGATCAACGCCGTCTACGGCACCGCCGCCACCCGCACCGGCGCCGCCGCCTTCGCCGGCTGGGACCGCCGCACGACCGAACCCGGCTACGCCTGGCTGGCCCAGCTGACCCAGGGCTGGACCGCGAAGCAGGTACGCGCCTTCGCGGCCGCCGCCCGCACCGAGAACCTCGCCGCGCCCATCGGCACCAAGCAGCAGGTCGGCACCGGCACCGCTACCGGCTGGGTCCGCTACTACGACCAGCAGCGCGACCTCATCGGGAAACTCCAGCGCGCCGGCTTCGACGTCTGGATCAGCTCCGCCTCCCCGCAGCCCGTCGTCGAGGTCTGGGCCCGGGGCGTCGGCATCGACGCCGCCCACGTCATCGGCATCCGCAACACCACCACCCGCGACGGCAGGCTCACCGCCCACCTCCAGGGCTGCGGATCCGTCCCCGACGGCGCCGACACCATGACCACCTACATCGACGGCAAGCGCTGCTGGATCAACAAGGAGGTCTTCGGCGTCCGCGGCAGGGCCGCCGAGAAGGTCCAGCCGGCCGCCCGCCGCCAGGTCTTCGCCGCGGGCGACTCCGACACCGACATCTCGTTCCTGCGCGACGCCACCGGCCTGCGCCTGGTCCTCAACCGCAACAAGAACGAACTCATGTGCCGGGCCTACGACAACGGCGACGGCAAGTGGATCGTGAACCCGATGTTCATCGAACCCAAGAAGCAGAAGACCGGCCCCTACCCCTGCTCCACCACCGGCTACGTCGACCACGACGGCACCGCGGGCCCCGTCCGCCGGGGCGACGCGAGCGTCATCCCCGACCAGACGGACACCGTCTTCTGA
- a CDS encoding amino acid deaminase/aldolase has translation MTSDRTRYDRATAHLDAPLAIVDLAAFDANADDLVRRAGGKPVRVASKSVRCRALLERVLARPGFAGVMSYTLSESLWLARSGFEDVLLAYPSADRAGFAELAGDAKLASAVTVMVDDPAQLELIDRARDGGAEEIRVCLELDTALRLFGGRVRVGARRSPLREPGQLADLARAVASRPGFRVVGLMGYEGHVAGVGDALAGRPVRSRMIRLMQSTARKELAVRRAEAVRAVRAVVPDLEFVNGGGTGSVAETASEEAVTEIAAGSGLYVPRLFDNYTTFRGRPAALFAQPVVRRPGVGVVTVLGGGYPASGAAGADRLPVPYLPAGLRYDPQEGAGEVQTPLLGSPADDLLIGDRVWFRHAKAGELCERFDTLHLVEGDRVVDSVPTYRGEGRTFL, from the coding sequence ATGACTTCGGACCGGACCCGGTACGACCGGGCGACCGCGCATCTGGACGCGCCCCTGGCCATCGTGGACCTGGCCGCCTTCGACGCCAACGCCGACGACCTCGTCCGCCGGGCCGGCGGGAAGCCGGTGCGGGTCGCGAGCAAGTCGGTGCGGTGCCGGGCACTGCTCGAACGGGTGCTGGCCCGGCCCGGGTTCGCCGGCGTGATGTCGTACACCCTCTCCGAGTCGCTGTGGCTCGCGCGCTCCGGGTTCGAGGACGTGCTGCTGGCCTATCCGTCGGCCGACCGGGCCGGCTTCGCGGAGCTGGCCGGTGACGCGAAGCTGGCGTCCGCGGTGACGGTGATGGTGGACGATCCGGCACAGCTGGAGCTGATCGATCGGGCGCGGGACGGCGGGGCCGAGGAGATCCGGGTCTGCCTGGAACTGGACACCGCCCTGCGGTTGTTCGGGGGCCGGGTGCGGGTCGGGGCGCGGCGGTCGCCGCTGCGGGAGCCGGGGCAGCTGGCGGACCTGGCGCGGGCGGTGGCATCGCGTCCGGGGTTCCGGGTGGTCGGCCTGATGGGTTACGAGGGGCACGTCGCCGGGGTCGGGGACGCGCTGGCCGGGCGGCCGGTGCGGTCGCGGATGATCCGGCTGATGCAGAGCACGGCCCGCAAGGAGCTGGCCGTCCGGCGGGCGGAGGCGGTGCGCGCGGTCCGGGCGGTGGTGCCGGACCTGGAGTTCGTCAACGGCGGCGGTACGGGCAGCGTGGCGGAGACGGCCTCGGAGGAGGCGGTGACGGAGATCGCCGCCGGGTCGGGGCTGTACGTGCCGCGGCTGTTCGACAACTACACGACGTTCCGGGGGCGTCCGGCCGCGCTGTTCGCGCAGCCGGTGGTGCGGCGGCCCGGGGTGGGGGTGGTGACCGTGCTGGGCGGGGGCTATCCGGCCTCGGGGGCGGCGGGCGCCGACCGGCTGCCGGTGCCGTACCTGCCGGCGGGGCTGCGTTACGACCCGCAGGAGGGTGCGGGCGAGGTGCAGACGCCGCTGCTGGGGAGCCCGGCCGACGACCTGCTGATCGGCGACCGGGTGTGGTTCCGGCACGCGAAGGCCGGGGAGCTGTGCGAGCGGTTCGACACCCTGCACCTGGTGGAGGGGGACCGGGTGGTGGACTCGGTCCCGACCTACCGGGGCGAGGGGCGCACCTTCCTTTAA
- the mycP gene encoding type VII secretion-associated serine protease mycosin, which translates to MTPLPLRAAAATGLAAALLAVTAAHPAAADTIRDRQWGLLALRAEEAWGTTQGDGVTVAVLDTGVDATHPDLGGQVLDGADLVGMGAGRGDRAWARHGTAMASIIAGRGHGPDRSQGVLGIAPHAKILPVRVILEEGDPGRDKARDSKSGALAEGIRWAADHGADVINLSLGDDSDSAHHEAAEDEAVQYALGKGVVVVASAGNGGERGDHTSYPAAYPGVIAVAAVDRQGRKAPFSTRHWYATVSAPGVDVVIADPDRSYYEGWGTSAAAAFVSGAVALVKAAHPGLSPAQVKKLLEDTAAERPAGGRDDGRGHGTVDPVAALQAGAALRPEPPVPAAVAAGRRYFGPGPDHARPAGRRKVPGVPAAAAGGAVLLVLAAVLARRPRAARWDTSG; encoded by the coding sequence ATGACCCCCCTCCCCCTGCGCGCGGCGGCCGCCACCGGCCTCGCCGCCGCCCTCCTCGCCGTGACCGCCGCCCACCCCGCCGCCGCCGACACCATCCGCGACCGTCAGTGGGGCCTGCTCGCCCTGCGCGCCGAGGAGGCCTGGGGTACCACCCAGGGCGACGGGGTCACCGTCGCGGTCCTCGACACCGGTGTGGACGCCACCCACCCGGACCTCGGCGGCCAGGTCCTCGACGGCGCCGACCTCGTCGGCATGGGCGCCGGCCGCGGCGACCGCGCCTGGGCCCGCCACGGCACCGCGATGGCCAGCATCATCGCGGGGCGGGGCCACGGCCCCGACCGCTCCCAAGGCGTCCTCGGGATCGCGCCCCACGCGAAGATCCTCCCGGTCCGGGTGATCCTCGAAGAGGGCGACCCCGGCCGGGACAAGGCCCGCGACAGCAAGTCCGGCGCCCTCGCCGAGGGCATCCGCTGGGCCGCCGACCACGGCGCCGACGTGATCAACCTGTCGCTCGGCGACGACAGTGACTCCGCGCACCACGAGGCCGCCGAGGACGAGGCCGTCCAGTACGCGCTCGGCAAGGGCGTGGTCGTCGTCGCCTCCGCGGGCAACGGCGGCGAACGCGGCGACCACACCTCCTACCCCGCCGCCTACCCCGGCGTCATCGCGGTCGCGGCCGTCGACCGCCAGGGCCGCAAGGCGCCGTTCTCCACCCGCCACTGGTACGCCACCGTCAGCGCCCCCGGCGTCGACGTGGTCATCGCCGACCCCGACCGCTCCTACTACGAGGGCTGGGGCACCAGCGCCGCCGCGGCCTTCGTCTCCGGCGCCGTGGCCCTCGTCAAGGCCGCCCACCCGGGGCTGTCCCCGGCCCAGGTCAAGAAGCTGCTGGAGGACACCGCCGCCGAGCGCCCGGCCGGCGGCCGCGACGACGGCCGGGGCCACGGCACGGTCGACCCCGTCGCCGCGCTCCAGGCGGGCGCAGCGCTGCGCCCCGAGCCGCCCGTCCCCGCGGCCGTCGCCGCCGGGCGGCGCTACTTCGGCCCCGGACCCGACCACGCCCGCCCGGCCGGGCGCCGGAAGGTGCCGGGGGTGCCCGCGGCCGCGGCCGGGGGAGCGGTGCTGCTGGTGCTGGCCGCCGTACTGGCCCGCCGCCCGCGCGCCGCACGGTGGGACACGTCGGGATAG
- a CDS encoding SseB family protein — protein MATKNIPDPGFSDDDGTADPRLSAALAAWAADRAAEPQLLAALKDARLLVPVVAMLGEVETDPETGLKREKTSDMAVPTLTAGNRRALPAFTSIASLALWDPAARPVAVPLHQALAAAAHEKADTVVIDLAGPVPYQLTGPALLALAEGRTDADPLADPAVREAVRAAVAAEPAVLRAHLGRGGADADGTLAVVLSADAEPAPAARRVAEALAADETLRGRLVRGLDLALLPPGGPVPPGEPLFTR, from the coding sequence GTGGCGACCAAGAACATTCCAGACCCCGGTTTCTCCGACGACGACGGCACCGCCGACCCCCGGCTGAGCGCCGCCCTCGCGGCCTGGGCGGCCGACCGGGCGGCCGAACCGCAGCTGCTGGCGGCGCTGAAGGACGCCCGGCTGCTGGTGCCCGTCGTGGCGATGCTCGGCGAGGTCGAGACGGACCCGGAGACCGGCCTCAAGCGCGAGAAGACCAGCGACATGGCCGTGCCGACGCTGACGGCGGGGAACCGGCGGGCGCTGCCGGCCTTCACCTCGATCGCCTCGCTCGCCCTGTGGGACCCGGCGGCCCGGCCGGTGGCGGTCCCGCTGCACCAGGCGCTCGCCGCCGCCGCGCACGAGAAGGCCGACACGGTCGTGATCGACCTGGCGGGCCCCGTCCCGTACCAGCTGACCGGCCCGGCGCTGCTCGCGCTGGCCGAGGGCCGCACGGACGCCGACCCGCTGGCGGACCCCGCCGTGCGCGAGGCGGTACGCGCGGCCGTGGCCGCCGAGCCCGCCGTGCTCCGCGCCCACCTGGGCCGGGGCGGCGCCGACGCGGACGGCACCCTGGCCGTCGTGCTCAGCGCCGACGCCGAGCCGGCCCCGGCGGCCCGCCGGGTGGCCGAGGCCCTGGCGGCGGACGAGACCCTGCGCGGCCGGCTCGTACGCGGCCTGGACCTGGCCCTGCTCCCGCCCGGCGGCCCGGTCCCGCCGGGCGAGCCGCTCTTCACGCGCTGA
- a CDS encoding DUF1844 domain-containing protein, producing the protein MTDATPSDSTPPDYDEMTRDIADVPAVEVITTVAVHLLSAAAVNLGLDKPDSEHKDLDEARKLITALAGLVTASATEISSFHAAPLRDGLKSLQLAFREASIVPDEPGQGPGEKFTGPVYA; encoded by the coding sequence ATGACTGACGCGACGCCCTCCGATTCCACCCCTCCCGACTACGACGAGATGACCCGCGACATCGCGGACGTCCCGGCCGTCGAGGTCATCACCACGGTGGCCGTCCACCTGCTGAGCGCCGCGGCGGTCAACCTGGGCCTGGACAAGCCCGACTCCGAGCACAAGGACCTCGACGAGGCCCGCAAGCTGATCACCGCCCTGGCCGGCCTGGTCACCGCCAGCGCCACCGAGATCAGCTCCTTCCACGCGGCCCCGCTGCGCGACGGCCTGAAGTCGCTCCAGCTCGCCTTCCGCGAGGCCTCGATCGTCCCGGACGAGCCGGGCCAGGGCCCGGGCGAGAAGTTCACGGGTCCCGTCTACGCCTGA
- the infC gene encoding translation initiation factor IF-3, with product MWCYRGGSISTEPRINDRIRVPEVRLVGPSGEQVGIVPLAKALELAQEYDLDLVEVAASARPPVCKLMDYGKFKYESAMKAREARKNQAHTVIKEMKLRPKIDPHDYDTKKGHVVRFLKQGDKVKITIMFRGREQSRPELGYRLLQRLASDVEELGFIESNPKQDGRNMIMVLGPHKKKTEAMAEAREAQAARKAERQGGTAAEASAETEDAPAAEVEADASPEADASAEADTEA from the coding sequence GTGTGGTGCTACCGAGGAGGATCCATCAGCACCGAGCCCCGCATCAACGATCGGATTCGCGTCCCTGAGGTGCGACTCGTCGGTCCCAGCGGCGAACAGGTGGGCATTGTTCCGCTTGCGAAGGCGCTTGAGCTCGCGCAGGAATACGACCTGGACCTGGTCGAGGTCGCCGCGTCCGCGCGTCCGCCCGTCTGCAAGCTCATGGACTACGGCAAGTTCAAGTACGAGTCGGCCATGAAGGCCCGTGAGGCGCGCAAGAACCAGGCGCACACGGTCATCAAGGAGATGAAGCTCCGGCCGAAGATCGACCCGCACGACTATGACACCAAGAAGGGTCACGTCGTTCGGTTCCTCAAGCAGGGCGACAAGGTCAAGATCACGATCATGTTCCGTGGTCGCGAGCAGTCCCGGCCGGAACTCGGCTACCGACTGCTGCAGCGTCTCGCTTCGGACGTCGAGGAGCTCGGCTTCATCGAGTCGAACCCGAAGCAGGACGGCCGAAACATGATCATGGTTCTCGGTCCGCACAAGAAGAAGACCGAGGCGATGGCCGAAGCCCGCGAGGCGCAGGCCGCCCGCAAGGCCGAGCGCCAGGGTGGTACCGCCGCCGAGGCTTCGGCCGAGACGGAGGACGCCCCGGCCGCCGAGGTCGAGGCAGACGCCTCCCCCGAGGCCGACGCCTCCGCCGAGGCCGACACCGAGGCCTGA
- the rpmI gene encoding 50S ribosomal protein L35 has product MPKNKTHSGTKKRFKVTGSGKVLRERAGKRHLLEHKSSRLTRRLTGNAEMAPGDAAKIKKLLGI; this is encoded by the coding sequence ATGCCGAAGAACAAGACGCACAGCGGTACCAAGAAGCGCTTCAAGGTCACCGGCTCCGGCAAGGTGCTCCGTGAGCGCGCCGGCAAGCGCCACCTGCTCGAGCACAAGTCGTCCCGCCTGACCCGTCGCCTGACCGGCAACGCGGAGATGGCTCCCGGCGACGCCGCGAAGATCAAGAAGCTTCTCGGCATCTGA
- the rplT gene encoding 50S ribosomal protein L20 — MARVKRAVNAHKKRRAILEAASGYRGQRSRLYRKAKEQVTHSLVYNFNDRKKRKGDFRQLWIQRINAAARQNGMTYNRLIQGLKAANIEVDRKILAELAVNDANAFAALVEVAQKALPADVNAPKAAA, encoded by the coding sequence GTGGCACGCGTCAAGCGGGCAGTAAACGCCCACAAGAAGCGCCGGGCGATCCTCGAGGCGGCCTCCGGCTACCGCGGTCAGCGTTCGCGCCTGTACCGCAAGGCCAAGGAGCAGGTCACCCACTCGCTGGTCTACAACTTCAACGACCGCAAGAAGCGCAAGGGCGACTTCCGTCAGCTGTGGATCCAGCGCATCAACGCCGCTGCTCGCCAGAACGGCATGACGTACAACCGCCTCATCCAGGGTCTGAAGGCCGCCAACATCGAGGTGGACCGCAAGATCCTCGCCGAGCTGGCCGTCAACGACGCCAACGCGTTCGCCGCGCTGGTCGAGGTCGCGCAGAAGGCCCTCCCGGCCGACGTCAACGCGCCGAAGGCCGCTGCCTAA
- a CDS encoding TrmH family RNA methyltransferase produces MGHHELISPRSPRVAAARRLARRNFRTKERRFIAEGPQAVREAVEHRGAHGATLVELFATVEAAERYADIVEAALLAGARVHYASDEVLADVSQTVTPQGLVGVCHFLDSPFEDILKAGPRLVAVLAHVRDPGNAGTVLRCADAAGADAVVLTDASVDLYNPKSVRASVGSLFHLPVAVGVPVEQAVEGLRAAGVRILAADGAGQDDLDAELDAGTMGGPSAWVFGNEAWGLPEETRALADAVVRVPIHGRAESLNLATAAAVCLYASARAQRAPGGCRSVTPS; encoded by the coding sequence CTGGGTCACCACGAGCTGATCTCCCCCCGATCCCCGCGCGTGGCCGCCGCCCGCCGGCTGGCGCGGCGCAACTTCCGCACGAAGGAGCGCCGGTTCATCGCCGAGGGCCCGCAGGCCGTCCGCGAGGCGGTCGAGCACCGCGGGGCCCACGGCGCGACCCTGGTCGAGCTGTTCGCCACCGTCGAGGCCGCCGAGCGCTACGCCGACATCGTCGAGGCCGCGCTGCTGGCCGGGGCCCGGGTCCACTACGCCTCCGACGAGGTGCTCGCCGACGTCTCGCAGACCGTGACCCCGCAGGGCCTGGTCGGCGTCTGCCACTTCCTGGACTCCCCGTTCGAGGACATCCTCAAGGCCGGGCCCCGCCTGGTCGCCGTCCTCGCCCACGTCCGCGACCCCGGCAACGCCGGCACGGTGCTGCGCTGCGCGGACGCGGCCGGCGCCGACGCCGTGGTGCTCACCGACGCCTCCGTCGACCTGTACAACCCGAAGTCCGTACGCGCCTCCGTGGGCTCCCTCTTCCACCTCCCCGTCGCCGTCGGCGTGCCGGTGGAGCAGGCCGTGGAGGGGCTGCGGGCCGCCGGGGTGCGGATCCTCGCCGCCGACGGGGCCGGGCAGGACGACCTGGACGCCGAGCTGGACGCGGGCACCATGGGCGGGCCCTCCGCCTGGGTCTTCGGCAACGAGGCCTGGGGCCTGCCCGAGGAGACCCGGGCGCTCGCGGACGCCGTCGTCCGGGTCCCGATCCACGGCAGGGCCGAGAGCCTGAACCTCGCGACGGCCGCCGCCGTGTGCCTCTACGCGTCCGCCCGTGCACAGCGGGCACCCGGAGGGTGCCGCTCCGTGACCCCCAGCTAG
- a CDS encoding sensor histidine kinase, producing MTVGTNSAPEAGGEAEERFRYAAGQPAAGRPGESAAGSGAAGPAVPPAAAPDTLGFVPPQAGPAARAADREAPARPGATAPDPVIDPDELPDGLVVADHTGHVVCFNRAASRITAIPAGQALGARIERALPLEDLEGRRWWTLTDPYGGLATRRGQPERNLLLPGGREVLVSARYVRTHPTGPLSRLVVTLRGTEARRRTERSHAELIATVAHELRSPLTSVKGFTATLLAKWERFTDDQKRLMLETVDADANRVTRLIAELLDISRIDSGRLEVRRQPVDLAAAVGRHVQALTANGQAPERFLVRVSSPLPDCWADPDKIDQILGNLLENAVRHGDGTVTIDVAPHEKGTAVTVTDEGPGIPEESMARVFTRFWRGSKRGGTGLGLYIVKGIVEAHGGTITVGRGPGGGAEFRFILPVSAPAYLTQ from the coding sequence ATGACCGTCGGTACGAACAGCGCGCCGGAGGCCGGCGGCGAGGCCGAGGAGCGGTTCCGGTACGCCGCCGGGCAGCCGGCCGCCGGCCGCCCCGGCGAGTCCGCCGCCGGGTCCGGCGCGGCGGGCCCCGCAGTGCCGCCGGCCGCGGCCCCGGACACCCTGGGCTTCGTACCGCCACAGGCGGGCCCCGCCGCGCGCGCCGCGGACCGCGAGGCCCCCGCCCGGCCGGGCGCGACCGCCCCGGACCCCGTCATCGACCCCGACGAGCTGCCCGACGGGCTCGTCGTCGCCGACCACACCGGGCACGTCGTCTGCTTCAACCGGGCCGCCTCCCGGATCACCGCCATCCCCGCCGGCCAGGCCCTCGGCGCCCGCATCGAACGCGCGCTGCCCCTGGAGGACCTCGAAGGCCGCCGCTGGTGGACGCTGACCGACCCGTACGGGGGTCTCGCCACCCGGCGCGGCCAGCCCGAGCGGAACCTGCTGCTGCCCGGCGGGCGCGAGGTGCTCGTCTCCGCCCGCTACGTGCGCACCCACCCCACCGGCCCCCTCAGCCGCCTCGTCGTCACCCTGCGCGGCACCGAGGCCCGCCGCCGCACCGAACGCAGCCACGCCGAGCTGATCGCCACCGTCGCGCACGAGCTGCGCTCCCCGCTGACCTCCGTGAAGGGCTTCACCGCCACGCTGCTCGCCAAGTGGGAGCGGTTCACCGACGACCAGAAGCGGCTGATGCTGGAGACCGTCGACGCCGACGCCAACCGCGTCACCCGGCTGATCGCCGAGCTCCTCGACATCTCCCGCATCGACTCGGGCCGCCTGGAGGTCCGCCGCCAGCCCGTCGACCTCGCCGCCGCCGTCGGCCGGCACGTCCAGGCCCTCACCGCGAACGGCCAGGCGCCCGAGCGGTTCCTCGTACGGGTCAGCAGCCCGCTGCCCGACTGCTGGGCCGACCCGGACAAGATCGACCAGATCCTCGGCAACCTCCTCGAAAATGCGGTGCGCCACGGTGACGGAACGGTCACCATCGACGTGGCACCGCACGAGAAGGGAACAGCCGTCACCGTGACCGACGAAGGCCCCGGGATCCCCGAGGAGTCGATGGCCCGCGTCTTCACCCGCTTCTGGCGGGGGAGCAAGCGCGGCGGCACCGGCCTGGGCCTGTACATCGTCAAGGGCATCGTGGAGGCGCACGGCGGCACCATCACGGTCGGCCGCGGCCCCGGAGGCGGCGCCGAGTTCCGATTTATCCTGCCCGTGAGCGCCCCGGCCTACCTCACCCAGTAA